A region from the Nodosilinea sp. FACHB-141 genome encodes:
- a CDS encoding glycosyltransferase family 2 protein: protein MAAGKAGMGLDKFILGLDGLLGVALVAIAAFYFKLTQSLASAPRLQPVGTSLPSAPSVDVVIPAYNEADNIRACVEAVLATELSGAQRFDVWIADDQSTDATGAIAAELAAQHGNVHHLVVPPRPEGEVWRGKNWACAQAANVAQGDYLLFIDADVRLSPGAIPAALAEAQIHQADLLSCAPKIECSCFSEWLVQPIIMSAIAIAYDFEAINESTAVDNAFAAGPFMLFRRAAYDKIGGHAAIGDVIVEDVELARQIRRHGLKLRYVLGIDLLSVRMYSSFATLWEGWTKNYYLGTEENLPLTLLSAFTIAMVFVMPWVGLLASLIVTLLKPELSSSIALLYGLTVLTLAGYGLLRITGYRQVGVPLRYWWLSSVGGLVVVAIALTSIVKTKTGWGWTWRGRSLKPQH from the coding sequence ATGGCGGCGGGGAAAGCGGGCATGGGTTTAGACAAGTTCATTTTGGGGCTCGACGGATTGCTGGGGGTGGCGCTGGTGGCGATCGCGGCGTTCTATTTCAAGCTCACCCAGTCGCTGGCGTCGGCTCCTCGTCTTCAGCCGGTAGGGACATCCCTGCCCTCAGCACCCTCTGTGGATGTGGTGATTCCGGCCTACAACGAAGCTGACAATATTCGCGCCTGTGTGGAAGCGGTGCTGGCGACTGAACTGTCGGGGGCGCAACGGTTTGACGTTTGGATTGCCGATGACCAGTCCACCGATGCCACTGGGGCGATCGCCGCAGAGCTGGCGGCCCAGCATGGCAACGTTCACCACTTGGTGGTGCCGCCGCGCCCTGAGGGCGAGGTGTGGCGCGGCAAAAACTGGGCCTGTGCCCAGGCGGCAAACGTTGCCCAGGGCGACTACCTGCTGTTTATCGATGCCGATGTGCGGCTGTCGCCGGGGGCAATACCCGCTGCCCTGGCCGAAGCCCAAATCCACCAGGCCGACCTGCTGAGCTGTGCGCCCAAAATTGAGTGCAGCTGCTTTTCAGAGTGGCTGGTGCAGCCGATTATTATGAGCGCGATCGCGATCGCCTATGACTTTGAAGCCATTAATGAGTCTACCGCCGTAGACAATGCCTTTGCCGCTGGGCCGTTTATGCTATTTCGTCGCGCCGCCTACGACAAAATCGGTGGCCACGCCGCCATCGGCGACGTGATTGTAGAAGATGTCGAACTCGCCCGCCAGATTCGGCGGCACGGCCTCAAGCTGCGCTACGTGCTGGGCATTGATCTGCTGAGCGTGCGGATGTATTCCTCTTTTGCCACCCTGTGGGAAGGGTGGACCAAGAACTACTACTTGGGCACCGAAGAAAACCTGCCGCTGACGCTGCTATCGGCCTTCACCATCGCCATGGTGTTTGTCATGCCCTGGGTGGGGTTGCTGGCGAGCCTAATCGTCACCCTACTCAAACCCGAACTCTCCTCGTCTATAGCGCTCTTATACGGATTGACGGTGTTGACCCTGGCGGGCTATGGGCTGCTGAGGATCACGGGCTATCGCCAGGTGGGGGTGCCGCTGCGCTACTGGTGGCTGAGCAGCGTGGGCGGACTGGTGGTCGTGGCGATCGCCCTCACCTCCATCGTCAAAACCAAGACCGGCTGGGGCTGGACCTGGCGAGGGCGATCGCTCAAGCCTCAGCATTAG
- a CDS encoding carboxypeptidase-like regulatory domain-containing protein → MKRLLVALVMCLVLVGFPAQADAHQVETFYTLDNQLEFQSLFSSGEPFVGATVNIYAPNNPDEPWMTTTTDREGRFAFLPDESIPGDWEVSIEDDTQSHADYWTVPVGDKGIIYDGISLDSTEDVHYRAAAAFMPLVISIGGALAWLGFTRRRR, encoded by the coding sequence ATGAAACGGTTGCTTGTTGCTCTGGTAATGTGTTTAGTGCTGGTGGGGTTTCCGGCCCAGGCCGATGCGCACCAGGTTGAAACCTTTTACACCCTCGACAATCAGCTAGAGTTTCAGTCGCTGTTTAGCTCGGGCGAACCCTTTGTGGGGGCAACGGTCAACATCTATGCACCCAACAACCCCGACGAACCCTGGATGACCACCACCACCGATCGCGAGGGCCGGTTCGCGTTTTTGCCCGACGAGTCGATCCCCGGCGATTGGGAAGTCTCGATTGAGGACGACACCCAGAGCCACGCCGACTACTGGACTGTGCCCGTGGGCGACAAGGGCATCATCTACGACGGCATCAGCCTCGACTCGACCGAAGATGTGCATTACCGCGCCGCCGCTGCGTTCATGCCGCTGGTGATCTCGATTGGTGGAGCGCTGGCCTGGCTAGGGTTTACCCGCCGCCGTCGCTAG
- a CDS encoding YnfA family protein has product MVKSLLFFILAGLCEIGGGYLVWLALREGKSPWLAVLGVVVLGIYGAVPTLQPTHFGRAYAAYGGVFIVLSIGWGWLVDQVKPDRFDLLGGWVVLLGVLMIMYAPRS; this is encoded by the coding sequence ATGGTGAAATCTCTATTGTTTTTTATCCTTGCAGGCCTGTGTGAGATCGGTGGGGGCTACCTGGTGTGGCTGGCGCTGCGCGAGGGCAAGAGCCCCTGGTTAGCAGTGCTTGGGGTGGTCGTTTTGGGAATCTATGGCGCAGTGCCCACCCTCCAGCCCACGCATTTTGGTCGGGCCTACGCCGCCTACGGTGGCGTATTTATCGTGCTTTCCATTGGTTGGGGATGGCTGGTTGACCAGGTGAAACCCGATCGCTTCGATCTGCTGGGTGGCTGGGTGGTGCTGCTGGGCGTTTTGATGATAATGTACGCCCCTCGCAGCTAG
- a CDS encoding amino acid transporter → MVKRMRPSATYRRRLLRWLVESDRSGKSSHAVKHPWWQVMCLTGVDYFSTLGYQPGIAALAAGALSPIATLILVLLTLFGALPIYRRVASMSPHGEGSIAMLEHLLPWWQGKFFVLCLLGFVATDFIITITLSAADATAHIVENPFVHDFLHGYEVPLTICLIAFLAAVFLKGFREAIGIAVFLVAVYLLLNLVTIGVGGYQILTHPTAIADWWSLLFSRNSNPVVLLALAALVFPKLALGLSGFETGAAVMPLVEGDRSDTETAPAGRIRNTHKLLTTAAVIMSFFLITSSLVTTLLIPPPEFQAGGAANGRALAYLAHEYLGDGFGTLYDLSTISILWFAGASAMAGLLSIVPRYLPRYGMAPSWTLAARPLVLIFTVIAFAVTIIFRASVEAQGGAYATGVLVLMSSASLAVTLAARQARSRRGMVVFGTITLVFFYTTIVNIIERPDGVKIAAFFIGAIVFTSLISRVWRSTELRVERFEMDPIARRFILEESEHTIRIIANRKQAGDEQEYSLKETEVREDNHIPSTDSILFLEIEVSDASDFMETVQVEGVQVGNYRILRARGSAVPNTIAAILLYMRDETGKLPHAYFGWIEGNPIQYLLRFMLFGEGDIAVVTREVLRKAEKSPRRRPVIHVGG, encoded by the coding sequence ATGGTTAAACGAATGAGGCCATCAGCCACATACCGCAGACGGTTGCTGCGCTGGTTAGTTGAGTCCGATCGCTCAGGGAAGAGCAGCCACGCGGTGAAACACCCCTGGTGGCAGGTCATGTGCCTGACTGGGGTTGATTACTTCTCCACGCTGGGCTACCAGCCCGGCATTGCGGCTCTAGCGGCTGGGGCGCTATCGCCTATTGCGACGCTGATTCTGGTTTTACTCACTCTGTTTGGGGCGCTGCCGATCTATCGGCGGGTGGCCTCGATGAGCCCCCATGGCGAGGGGTCGATCGCCATGCTCGAGCATTTGCTGCCGTGGTGGCAGGGCAAGTTTTTTGTGCTCTGCCTGCTGGGGTTTGTGGCGACTGACTTCATCATCACCATTACCCTCTCCGCTGCCGACGCTACGGCCCACATTGTCGAAAATCCCTTTGTCCACGATTTTCTACATGGGTACGAAGTGCCACTGACTATCTGCCTCATTGCTTTCCTAGCAGCCGTTTTCTTAAAGGGGTTTCGGGAGGCGATTGGGATAGCGGTTTTTCTAGTCGCAGTCTACCTGCTGCTCAACCTGGTGACCATTGGTGTGGGGGGCTATCAGATTTTGACCCATCCCACAGCGATTGCCGATTGGTGGAGCCTGCTATTTTCCAGGAATAGCAATCCGGTGGTGCTCCTGGCCTTGGCCGCGCTGGTATTCCCTAAGTTAGCGCTGGGCCTGTCTGGGTTTGAAACGGGGGCAGCGGTGATGCCTTTAGTCGAAGGCGATCGCAGCGATACCGAAACCGCTCCAGCTGGTCGTATCCGCAACACCCATAAGCTGTTGACCACCGCAGCGGTGATCATGAGTTTTTTCCTGATTACTAGCAGCTTGGTCACGACGCTGCTGATTCCGCCGCCAGAATTTCAGGCAGGAGGAGCCGCTAACGGAAGAGCGCTGGCCTATCTGGCCCACGAGTACCTGGGGGATGGGTTTGGTACCCTCTACGACCTGAGCACGATCTCGATTTTGTGGTTTGCTGGGGCCTCGGCTATGGCTGGGTTGCTCAGCATTGTGCCCCGCTATCTGCCCCGCTATGGCATGGCTCCCAGCTGGACCTTGGCCGCCCGACCGCTAGTGCTAATTTTTACGGTAATTGCTTTTGCCGTCACGATTATTTTTCGCGCCAGCGTTGAGGCCCAGGGTGGAGCTTACGCCACGGGGGTGCTGGTGCTGATGAGCTCAGCGTCGTTGGCGGTGACGTTGGCGGCTCGACAGGCGCGATCGCGGCGGGGCATGGTCGTGTTTGGCACCATTACCCTGGTGTTTTTCTACACCACCATTGTCAACATTATTGAGCGACCTGACGGGGTCAAAATTGCCGCATTCTTTATTGGTGCCATTGTTTTCACCTCACTGATTTCGCGCGTTTGGCGCTCTACAGAGTTGCGGGTTGAGCGGTTTGAAATGGATCCCATCGCTCGGCGTTTCATTCTAGAAGAAAGCGAGCACACCATTCGCATCATTGCTAACCGCAAGCAGGCCGGGGATGAACAGGAATATTCCCTCAAGGAAACCGAGGTGCGGGAAGACAATCACATTCCCTCGACCGATTCCATTCTGTTTTTAGAGATCGAGGTTTCAGACGCTTCAGACTTTATGGAGACAGTGCAGGTAGAAGGAGTGCAGGTGGGCAATTACCGCATTTTGAGAGCCAGAGGGTCGGCGGTGCCCAATACGATTGCTGCTATTCTGCTCTACATGCGCGATGAAACCGGCAAATTGCCCCACGCCTACTTTGGCTGGATTGAGGGCAACCCAATTCAATATCTGCTGCGCTTCATGTTATTTGGCGAAGGCGATATTGCCGTGGTTACTCGGGAGGTACTGCGCAAAGCTGAAAAATCCCCCAGACGCCGTCCGGTAATCCATGTGGGAGGGTAG
- a CDS encoding heavy metal transport/detoxification protein, whose amino-acid sequence MALTFQVPTLSDQKSAQELKDLILTTEPEADIDINTQAKTVTISSQASEETFKQLITASGHKIASAS is encoded by the coding sequence ATGGCATTAACGTTCCAAGTTCCGACGCTGAGCGATCAGAAATCGGCGCAAGAGCTAAAAGATTTGATTTTGACCACTGAACCTGAGGCTGATATTGACATCAATACTCAGGCAAAAACCGTCACCATTAGCTCTCAAGCCTCCGAAGAAACCTTCAAGCAGCTGATCACCGCATCGGGGCACAAAATAGCTTCTGCTAGCTAG
- a CDS encoding acetamidase/formamidase family protein: MIRQWRFGLLGLGLAVALGFGGLMINRAIAQTPKEHYLAANADTVHWGYFSQSLEPKLTVNSGDIVTVETLTHHANDDASLMVMGDPGAESVFAWTPEGKGVDRRGAGSVDPEVYTTGAGEGAGVHVLTGPIYINGAEPGDVLEVKILDVAPRPSGNPEYQGRTFGSNAAAWWGFHYKDLIEDPKPREVITIYELDATETEDYATALYNFRWTPQTDPFGVVHETIDYPGVPVDPATIDKNYEVLEGVKVPIRPHFGLIGLAPREADFVDSVPPSYFGGNIDNWRIGEGATMYYPIAVEGALLSLGDPHAAQGDSELSGTAIETSLTGKIQVTVHKQSDLAGTILEDLYYPLLENDEEYVVHGFSYANYLEELGDTAQKDIFGQSSIDKAMRDAFHKMRHFLMTTQGMGEDEAISLMSVATDFGVTQIVDGNWGVHGVIKKAVLPGA; this comes from the coding sequence ATGATTAGACAATGGCGTTTTGGCCTACTAGGGCTGGGCCTGGCCGTGGCCCTAGGCTTTGGTGGGCTGATGATCAATCGGGCGATCGCCCAGACCCCCAAAGAGCACTACCTCGCGGCCAATGCCGACACCGTGCACTGGGGCTACTTCAGCCAATCCCTAGAGCCTAAGCTCACGGTCAACTCCGGCGACATTGTCACTGTCGAGACCCTCACCCACCACGCCAACGACGACGCCTCCCTCATGGTCATGGGCGACCCTGGTGCCGAGAGCGTCTTCGCCTGGACTCCTGAGGGCAAAGGCGTCGATCGCCGGGGGGCGGGCTCCGTTGACCCCGAGGTCTACACCACGGGCGCAGGCGAAGGGGCGGGCGTGCATGTGCTGACGGGACCTATATACATTAACGGGGCCGAACCCGGTGACGTACTCGAAGTCAAAATCCTAGACGTGGCACCGCGACCCAGCGGCAACCCCGAATACCAGGGGCGCACCTTCGGCAGCAATGCCGCCGCCTGGTGGGGCTTCCACTACAAAGACTTGATTGAAGATCCCAAACCCCGTGAAGTGATCACCATCTACGAGCTAGACGCCACTGAAACCGAAGACTACGCCACCGCCCTCTACAACTTCCGCTGGACGCCCCAAACCGACCCCTTTGGCGTTGTCCACGAGACCATCGACTACCCCGGTGTGCCCGTTGACCCCGCCACCATCGACAAAAACTATGAGGTGCTAGAGGGCGTCAAGGTGCCGATTCGCCCCCACTTTGGCCTGATTGGTTTGGCTCCCCGTGAGGCCGACTTTGTTGACTCGGTGCCCCCCAGCTACTTTGGCGGCAATATCGATAACTGGCGCATTGGCGAAGGGGCCACTATGTATTACCCCATTGCCGTTGAAGGGGCGCTGCTGTCGCTGGGCGACCCCCACGCTGCCCAAGGTGACTCCGAATTGTCGGGCACGGCGATTGAAACTTCTCTCACTGGCAAAATTCAGGTCACGGTGCATAAGCAGAGCGATCTGGCGGGCACCATCCTCGAAGACCTCTACTACCCACTGCTTGAGAACGACGAAGAGTACGTCGTCCATGGCTTTAGCTACGCCAACTACCTCGAAGAACTGGGCGATACAGCCCAAAAAGACATCTTTGGCCAGTCGTCCATCGACAAGGCCATGCGCGATGCTTTTCACAAAATGCGCCACTTTCTCATGACCACTCAAGGTATGGGCGAAGATGAAGCGATTAGCCTCATGTCGGTGGCGACCGACTTTGGCGTCACCCAAATTGTCGATGGCAACTGGGGCGTCCACGGCGTGATCAAAAAGGCCGTGCTGCCCGGTGCCTAA
- a CDS encoding cytochrome P450 has protein sequence MVASTPAPLPPGSFGLPVVGETLNFLFDREFAKKRQARYGAIFKTRLLGRPTVVLMGAEANQFVLSTNMDSFSWREGWPGTFKQLLGESLFLQEGEEHRRNRKLLMPAFHGPALVGYVETMQSLTERYAQKWAAQGQLTWFDEMKQLTFDIASTLLLGSEPGSQTTQMSEWFADLTNGLFAPPIHWGWTPFGKAVKARDQLLHHIEQVVKERQARPTQDALGLLVHSEDEEGNRLSLEELKAQALLMLFAGHETTTSMLTSLVMSLAQHPDVWEQARQEQAQLMETSDAVTLEQIRQMPYLDQIVKEVERLYPPVAGGFRGVVKDFEFNGYRVPKGWMALYRIDAAHRDRTIYTDPDRFDPDRFSPERAEHKRADFSLVGFGGGPRICLGLAFAQLEIKLVAAHLLRYYTWDLVPDQNLEMTPIPTLRPRSGLKVVFKKRAIAPTQVTADQTGQRQP, from the coding sequence ATGGTTGCTTCTACCCCTGCCCCGCTGCCCCCTGGGAGTTTTGGCCTGCCGGTTGTCGGCGAAACCCTCAACTTTTTGTTTGACCGCGAGTTCGCCAAAAAGCGTCAGGCTAGGTATGGGGCTATTTTTAAGACGCGTCTGCTGGGCCGTCCCACGGTAGTGCTGATGGGGGCAGAGGCTAACCAGTTTGTGCTCTCCACCAATATGGACAGCTTTTCGTGGCGGGAGGGGTGGCCTGGCACATTCAAACAGCTTTTGGGTGAGTCGCTGTTTTTGCAAGAGGGTGAAGAACACCGCCGCAACCGCAAGCTCCTCATGCCCGCCTTTCACGGCCCGGCCCTGGTTGGGTATGTAGAAACCATGCAGAGCCTTACCGAGCGCTACGCCCAAAAATGGGCCGCTCAGGGACAGCTCACCTGGTTTGACGAAATGAAGCAACTCACCTTTGACATCGCCAGCACGCTGCTGCTGGGCAGTGAGCCAGGTAGCCAGACCACACAGATGTCGGAGTGGTTTGCCGATCTGACCAACGGCCTGTTTGCCCCGCCGATTCACTGGGGGTGGACCCCTTTTGGCAAAGCTGTCAAAGCGCGAGACCAGCTTTTGCACCACATTGAGCAGGTAGTGAAAGAGCGCCAGGCCCGACCTACCCAAGATGCCCTGGGTCTGCTGGTGCACAGCGAAGATGAGGAGGGCAACCGCCTCAGTCTCGAAGAACTCAAGGCTCAGGCGCTGCTAATGCTGTTTGCGGGGCACGAGACCACCACCTCGATGCTGACCTCGCTGGTGATGTCGCTGGCGCAGCACCCCGATGTGTGGGAGCAGGCTCGACAGGAGCAGGCGCAGCTGATGGAGACGAGTGACGCCGTAACCCTAGAGCAGATTCGGCAGATGCCCTACCTCGACCAGATCGTCAAAGAGGTGGAGCGGCTGTACCCACCCGTGGCGGGGGGCTTTCGCGGTGTGGTCAAAGACTTTGAGTTCAACGGCTATCGCGTGCCCAAGGGCTGGATGGCACTGTATAGAATTGACGCCGCCCACCGCGATCGCACCATCTACACCGACCCCGACCGTTTTGACCCCGATCGCTTTAGCCCCGAGCGGGCCGAGCACAAGCGGGCCGACTTTAGCCTGGTGGGCTTTGGCGGCGGTCCCCGCATCTGTCTGGGCCTGGCCTTTGCCCAGCTCGAAATCAAGCTAGTGGCGGCCCATCTGCTGCGCTACTACACCTGGGATCTGGTGCCCGATCAGAACCTGGAGATGACGCCGATTCCGACGCTCAGGCCGCGATCGGGGCTGAAGGTCGTTTTCAAAAAACGCGCGATCGCTCCAACGCAGGTTACCGCCGACCAAACTGGGCAGCGTCAACCATGA